A stretch of Clostridium formicaceticum DNA encodes these proteins:
- a CDS encoding DNA-directed RNA polymerase subunit alpha encodes MIEMEKPKVEVTELSEDFSYGKFVVEPLERGYGTTLGNSLRRIMLSSLPGAAVTSIKIDGVLHEFSTVPGVKEDVTEIILNLKSLSLKLHGDEPKTIRIEAEGEGVITAGDIIADADVEILNPDLYIATLDTDAKFMMEINVSKGRGYISAENNKTPGMPIGVLPVDSIFTPVKKVSYSVENTRVGQMTDYDKLIIEVFTDGSIKPDEAVSLAAKIMNEHLNLFITLTEHVNDVEIMVHKEEDKKEKMLEMTIEELDLSVRSYNCLKRAGINTVQELTMKSEEDMMKVRNLGKKSLEEVQKKLEELGLGLKPSDE; translated from the coding sequence ATGATAGAAATGGAAAAACCTAAAGTAGAAGTTACTGAGTTAAGCGAGGACTTTTCTTATGGTAAATTTGTGGTAGAACCTCTTGAAAGAGGTTACGGTACAACGTTAGGTAATTCCCTTAGAAGAATTATGTTATCATCTTTACCAGGAGCTGCAGTAACTTCTATTAAAATAGATGGTGTGTTGCATGAATTTTCTACGGTGCCTGGTGTAAAGGAAGATGTAACAGAAATTATTTTAAACTTGAAGAGTTTATCTTTAAAGCTACATGGCGATGAGCCTAAAACCATCAGGATCGAAGCTGAGGGTGAAGGCGTGATTACTGCTGGTGACATTATTGCAGATGCAGATGTAGAAATACTAAACCCGGATCTTTATATCGCAACTTTAGATACTGACGCTAAATTTATGATGGAAATCAATGTATCTAAAGGAAGAGGATATATCTCTGCTGAAAACAATAAAACTCCAGGAATGCCAATAGGTGTTTTACCAGTTGATTCAATATTTACTCCTGTAAAAAAAGTAAGCTATTCTGTAGAAAATACGAGAGTCGGCCAAATGACTGACTATGATAAATTAATTATCGAAGTATTTACAGATGGCAGTATTAAACCAGACGAAGCAGTTTCATTAGCTGCTAAAATCATGAATGAACATCTTAATTTGTTTATTACCCTAACAGAACATGTGAATGATGTTGAAATCATGGTGCATAAAGAGGAAGATAAGAAGGAAAAGATGTTAGAAATGACAATCGAAGAACTAGATTTATCTGTTCGTTCCTATAATTGTCTAAAGAGAGCTGGAATTAACACTGTTCAGGAGCTTACAATGAAATCAGAAGAGGATATGATGAAGGTTAGAAATCTAGGTAAGAAGTCTCTGGAAGAGGTACAGAAGAAGTTAGAAGAATTAGGCTTAGGATTAAAACCTAGTGATGAGTAA
- a CDS encoding energy-coupling factor transporter ATPase, translated as MEHMIEVDHVAFDYKNNEEEVVTALKDITIQVKKGEFLVIIGHNGSGKSTLAKHMNALLLPTRGDVRVKDMNTKEEEYLWDIRQAAGMVFQNPDNQIVATIVEEDVAFGPENLGVEPASIRRRVDEALGIVGMSDYREKAPHLLSGGQKQRIAIAGVIAMRPDCIIFDEPTAMLDPFGRKEVVRTIKKLNKEENITIIHITHFMEEAVDADRVIVMEDGNIVLQGAPKEVFSQVEQLKELGLDVPQVTDLAHQLIGEGISISKDILTVDEMVMELCRLK; from the coding sequence ATGGAACATATGATAGAGGTAGACCACGTTGCATTTGATTATAAAAATAATGAGGAAGAGGTAGTAACAGCCTTGAAAGATATTACCATACAAGTGAAAAAAGGAGAGTTTTTAGTCATTATAGGTCATAATGGTTCAGGTAAGTCTACATTGGCAAAACATATGAATGCTTTGCTGCTGCCAACACGGGGGGATGTAAGGGTAAAGGATATGAATACCAAAGAAGAAGAATATCTTTGGGATATTAGGCAAGCTGCTGGTATGGTTTTTCAAAATCCAGATAATCAGATTGTTGCTACCATTGTAGAAGAAGATGTGGCTTTTGGCCCTGAAAATCTTGGCGTGGAACCAGCGTCCATTCGTAGAAGGGTGGATGAAGCGCTTGGTATTGTGGGTATGTCAGATTATCGCGAGAAAGCACCCCATCTGCTGTCAGGAGGACAAAAACAGCGTATAGCCATTGCTGGTGTTATAGCTATGCGACCTGATTGTATTATCTTTGATGAGCCAACAGCTATGCTGGACCCCTTTGGTAGAAAAGAAGTTGTTCGTACAATTAAAAAGTTAAATAAAGAAGAAAATATAACAATTATTCATATCACTCACTTTATGGAAGAAGCTGTAGATGCGGATCGTGTTATTGTTATGGAGGATGGCAACATTGTTCTTCAAGGTGCACCAAAAGAAGTATTCTCTCAAGTAGAACAGCTAAAGGAGCTGGGTTTAGATGTTCCTCAAGTTACAGATTTAGCGCATCAATTGATTGGTGAAGGAATTTCCATATCGAAAGATATACTTACAGTAGATGAGATGGTGATGGAATTATGTCGATTAAAATAG
- the rpmJ gene encoding 50S ribosomal protein L36, which translates to MKVRPSVKPICEKCKIIKRKGKVMVICENPKHKQKQG; encoded by the coding sequence ATGAAGGTTAGACCATCAGTTAAACCAATTTGTGAAAAATGTAAGATTATTAAAAGAAAAGGAAAAGTAATGGTAATTTGTGAAAATCCAAAGCATAAGCAAAAACAAGGATAA
- the rplQ gene encoding 50S ribosomal protein L17 yields MAGYRKLGRVSGHRDLMLRNLVTSLIKSGRIQTTETRAKETKRLAEKMITLAKRGDLHARRQALAFITDETVVKDLFTDLATKYEDRNGGYTRIIRVGPRRGDAAEMVILELV; encoded by the coding sequence ATGGCTGGATATAGAAAGTTAGGTCGTGTAAGTGGTCATAGAGACTTAATGCTAAGAAATTTAGTAACAAGCTTAATAAAAAGCGGCCGTATTCAAACAACCGAAACAAGAGCTAAAGAAACGAAAAGATTAGCTGAAAAAATGATTACTTTAGCAAAAAGAGGAGATTTACATGCTAGACGTCAAGCGTTAGCCTTTATAACAGATGAAACGGTTGTTAAAGATCTATTTACTGATTTAGCAACAAAATATGAAGATAGAAATGGTGGATATACAAGAATCATCAGAGTGGGTCCTAGAAGAGGCGACGCTGCTGAAATGGTAATTCTTGAATTAGTATAA
- the rpsK gene encoding 30S ribosomal protein S11 yields the protein MAKVAKRKTTRKKRERKNIERGQAHIQSTFNNSIVTLTDTQGNTIAWASAGQLGFKGSRKSTPFAAQMAAETAAKSAMEHGLKTVEVFVKGPGAGREAAIRSLQATGLEVTMIKDVTPVPHNGCRPPKRRRV from the coding sequence ATGGCAAAAGTAGCGAAAAGAAAAACAACTCGTAAAAAAAGAGAACGTAAAAATATTGAACGTGGTCAAGCGCACATTCAATCAACTTTTAACAACTCTATTGTTACGCTAACTGATACACAAGGTAATACAATTGCGTGGGCCAGTGCCGGACAATTAGGCTTCAAAGGTTCAAGAAAATCTACACCATTTGCTGCGCAAATGGCTGCTGAAACTGCAGCTAAATCTGCAATGGAACATGGATTGAAAACAGTAGAAGTATTTGTTAAAGGACCAGGAGCAGGTAGAGAAGCTGCCATCCGTTCATTGCAAGCAACAGGTCTTGAAGTTACTATGATTAAAGACGTAACTCCAGTGCCTCATAATGGATGCAGACCACCAAAACGTAGAAGAGTATAA
- the map gene encoding type I methionyl aminopeptidase, translating to MIYMKSRQEIEIMRRAGKIVAETHELLKEAIKPGVTTKELDVMAEDHIRKRGATPAFKGYGGFPASICTSINHEVVHGIPGLKRLEDGDIISIDIGALYEGYYGDAAKTHAVGNVSEEAEKLIKITRESFYEGMKYAFEGNRLSDISHAIQAYVEKEGFSVVRNYVGHGIGTKMHEEPQVPNYGPPGKGPRLQSGMVLAIEPMINAGTYEVKVLSDGWTVITLDGKYSAHYEHTIAITNGEPEILTVL from the coding sequence ATGATCTACATGAAATCTCGTCAAGAAATTGAAATAATGCGTAGGGCTGGAAAAATTGTAGCTGAAACTCATGAGCTATTGAAAGAGGCAATTAAACCAGGAGTAACTACAAAGGAATTAGATGTTATGGCAGAAGACCATATAAGAAAAAGAGGTGCTACTCCTGCCTTCAAAGGATATGGAGGTTTTCCAGCTAGTATATGTACGTCAATCAATCACGAAGTAGTACATGGAATTCCTGGATTAAAAAGGTTAGAAGATGGCGATATTATTAGTATAGATATTGGTGCACTTTATGAAGGATATTATGGAGATGCTGCCAAAACCCATGCTGTTGGAAATGTTAGTGAGGAAGCAGAAAAATTAATAAAGATAACCAGAGAAAGCTTTTACGAAGGGATGAAATATGCCTTTGAAGGGAATCGGTTATCGGATATTTCTCATGCTATTCAGGCTTACGTAGAGAAAGAAGGATTTTCTGTGGTTAGAAATTATGTTGGTCATGGCATCGGCACGAAAATGCACGAAGAACCTCAGGTACCAAACTATGGACCACCGGGAAAAGGACCAAGACTCCAGAGTGGTATGGTCTTAGCCATAGAGCCAATGATTAACGCAGGAACCTACGAAGTGAAGGTGTTATCTGATGGATGGACTGTCATAACATTGGATGGGAAGTATTCTGCTCACTATGAACATACTATCGCTATTACAAATGGAGAACCTGAGATTTTGACGGTTCTGTAG
- the rpsM gene encoding 30S ribosomal protein S13, translating to MARIAGVDLPRDKRVEIGLTYIFGIGRKTSNDILAAAGVNPDTRVKNLTEEEVNALRKAIDENHQVEGDLRREISLNIKRLKEIRCYRGIRHIKGLPVRGQKTKTNARTRKGPKKTVGRKKKK from the coding sequence ATGGCCAGAATTGCTGGTGTTGACTTACCAAGAGATAAAAGAGTAGAAATTGGTTTAACTTATATATTTGGTATTGGCAGAAAAACTTCTAATGATATATTAGCTGCTGCTGGTGTGAATCCTGATACAAGGGTAAAGAACTTAACTGAGGAAGAAGTTAATGCGCTAAGAAAAGCGATTGACGAAAACCATCAGGTTGAAGGGGATTTAAGAAGAGAAATCTCTTTAAACATCAAAAGATTAAAAGAAATCAGATGCTATAGAGGGATCCGTCACATTAAAGGATTACCTGTAAGAGGACAAAAAACTAAGACAAACGCTCGTACTAGAAAAGGTCCTAAGAAAACCGTTGGACGTAAGAAGAAGAAATAG
- the rpsD gene encoding 30S ribosomal protein S4, with the protein MARYTEAVCRLCRREGMKLYLKGERCYTDKCAITRRNFAPGQHGQNKRKLSNYGMQLREKQKAKRFYGVLEAQFRKYFEIAEKQSGITGENLLRLLETRLDNVVYRLGFASSRPQARQLVAHGHFTINGKKVDVPSYIVKVGDVIEVSEVSKNSPHFKEVKETFKGTVPHWLSADVDKLEGKIVSLPTREDIDIPIAENLIIELYSR; encoded by the coding sequence ATGGCAAGATATACAGAGGCGGTATGTAGATTATGTCGTCGTGAAGGTATGAAATTATATCTAAAGGGCGAGAGATGCTATACAGATAAATGTGCTATTACAAGAAGAAACTTTGCTCCAGGACAACATGGGCAAAATAAGAGAAAGCTTTCTAACTACGGTATGCAGTTAAGAGAGAAGCAAAAAGCAAAGAGATTCTATGGCGTGCTTGAAGCACAATTTAGAAAGTATTTCGAAATCGCTGAAAAACAATCAGGTATTACTGGTGAAAATCTTTTAAGACTATTAGAAACTAGATTAGATAATGTAGTTTATAGACTAGGTTTTGCTTCATCAAGACCACAAGCAAGACAATTAGTAGCCCATGGTCACTTTACGATCAATGGTAAAAAGGTGGATGTTCCTTCTTACATTGTAAAGGTTGGAGATGTGATTGAAGTAAGTGAAGTATCAAAAAATTCTCCTCACTTCAAAGAAGTTAAAGAGACCTTTAAAGGGACTGTACCTCATTGGTTAAGTGCTGATGTTGATAAATTAGAGGGAAAAATTGTTTCATTGCCTACAAGAGAAGACATAGATATACCAATTGCAGAAAACTTAATTATTGAGTTATATTCTAGATAA
- the infA gene encoding translation initiation factor IF-1 translates to MSKQDVIEVEGTVKEALPNAMFIVHLENGHEILAHISGKLRMHFIKILPGDKVTVELSPYDLTRGRITWRKK, encoded by the coding sequence ATGTCTAAACAAGATGTGATAGAAGTAGAAGGTACAGTGAAAGAGGCTTTACCGAATGCTATGTTTATTGTGCACCTTGAAAATGGTCATGAGATTTTAGCTCATATATCTGGAAAGTTAAGAATGCATTTTATCAAAATTTTACCAGGTGATAAAGTTACAGTAGAACTGTCTCCTTATGACCTAACTCGTGGTAGAATAACATGGCGAAAAAAGTAG
- a CDS encoding adenylate kinase, with translation MRTILLGPPGAGKGTQAAVIVNEFDVPHISTGDIFRYNIKQGTELGKKAKSYMDQGLLVPDELVVAIVEDRLKQEDCKNGFLLDGFPRTVPQAEALDNALVNMGVSLDRVINIEVDKDKLVKRAVGRRICKECGATYHLEFNPSLKGELCDQCGGKLYQREDDTEETVSKRIEVYLKETQPLIQYYQERDLLMIINGDQDIEIVSKEIVDALRRRS, from the coding sequence ATGAGAACAATTTTACTAGGACCCCCAGGGGCTGGCAAAGGCACCCAAGCGGCGGTCATTGTAAATGAATTTGATGTACCCCACATATCAACAGGGGATATTTTTAGATATAATATTAAGCAGGGAACAGAACTAGGAAAGAAGGCAAAAAGTTACATGGATCAAGGTCTTTTAGTACCTGATGAACTTGTTGTAGCAATCGTAGAAGATCGTCTAAAACAAGAAGATTGTAAAAATGGTTTCTTGCTAGACGGCTTTCCAAGAACAGTTCCTCAAGCAGAGGCTTTAGACAATGCGTTAGTGAACATGGGTGTTTCCTTAGATCGTGTTATCAATATAGAAGTTGATAAGGATAAACTTGTTAAGAGAGCGGTAGGCAGAAGAATTTGCAAAGAATGTGGTGCTACTTATCACTTGGAGTTCAATCCTTCCTTAAAGGGGGAACTTTGTGACCAATGTGGAGGCAAGTTATATCAAAGAGAAGATGATACAGAAGAGACAGTTTCTAAAAGAATAGAAGTGTATCTTAAAGAAACCCAACCATTAATTCAATATTATCAGGAAAGAGACCTATTGATGATAATCAATGGGGATCAGGATATAGAGATAGTTTCTAAAGAGATTGTTGATGCTTTGAGGAGAAGGTCCTAA
- a CDS encoding KOW domain-containing protein: MEQSDINIGQVVKSTQGRDKGKFFIVLDKVDKEYVLIVDGDIRKTDKPKKKKLKHLVKLSIISAETKDRIVSNKKITNAFIRRELERLGVNA, from the coding sequence GTGGAACAAAGTGATATAAATATAGGTCAAGTCGTAAAGTCCACTCAAGGAAGAGATAAAGGAAAATTCTTTATTGTTTTGGATAAAGTCGATAAAGAATATGTCTTAATTGTAGACGGCGATATTAGGAAAACAGATAAACCTAAGAAGAAAAAATTAAAACATCTGGTTAAGCTCAGTATTATATCTGCAGAGACGAAGGATCGGATAGTGAGCAATAAGAAAATAACGAATGCTTTTATAAGAAGAGAGCTTGAGAGATTAGGCGTAAATGCCTAG